The proteins below are encoded in one region of Phaseolus vulgaris cultivar G19833 chromosome 1, P. vulgaris v2.0, whole genome shotgun sequence:
- the LOC137816737 gene encoding uncharacterized protein yields MDLGESSMRRSRLSSYERVAAISLVVLAVASPLYIDRRPESELDDEQSINLGFLLPLLLFVLILAIALSAFLDRNFTRFDRHWIHRVGGSSGGIVLILVVLFLVLKCKASV; encoded by the coding sequence ATGGATCTTGGAGAAAGCAGCATGAGGAGGAGCAGACTTTCGTCTTATGAGAGAGTGGCAGCCATAAGCTTGGTGGTTCTAGCAGTGGCTTCTCCTCTCTATATAGACCGTAGACCAGAGAGTGAATTAGATGATGAGCAATCCATAAACTTGGGGTTTTTGTTGCCCTTGCTGCTCTTTGTACTGATCTTAGCCATAGCTTTATCAGCTTTTCTTGACCGGAACTTCACGAGGTTTGATCGCCACTGGATTCATAGAGTTGGTGGTTCTTCTGGAGGTATTGTTTTGATTCTTGTTGTCCTGTTTCTTGTTTTGAAGTGTAAAGCGTCTGTGTAA
- the LOC137816740 gene encoding LRR receptor-like serine/threonine-protein kinase ERECTA isoform X1, whose protein sequence is MAFRFGLLILPLLICLNVNSVESDDGATLLEMKKLFRDVDNVLYDWTDSPSSDYCAWRGITCDNVTFNVVALNLSGLNLDGEISPAIGKLQSLVSIDLRENRLSGQIPDEIGDCSSLKNLDLSFNEIRGDIPFSISKLKQLENLILKNNQLIGPIPSTLSQIPNLKILDLAQNNLSGEIPRLIYWNEVLQYLGLRGNNLIGSLSPDMCQLTGLWYFDVRNNSLTGSIPENIGNCTTFQVLDLSYNQLTGEIPFNIGFLQIATLSLQGNKLSGHIPSVIGLMQALAVLDLGCNMLSGPIPPILGNLTYTEKLYLHGNKLTGFIPPELGNMTKLHYLELNDNHLSGHIPPELGKLTDLFDLNVANNNLEGTIPSNISSCKNLNSLNVHGNKLSGTIPPALQSLESMTSLNLSSNNLQGAIPIELSRIGNLDTLDISNNHLVGSIPSSLGDLEHLLKLNLSRNNLTGVIPAEFGNLRSVMEIDLSNNQLSGLIPEELSQLQNMLSLRLENNKLTGDVASLSNCLTLSVLNVSYNKLFGVIPTSNNFTRFPPDSFIGNPGLCGNWLNLPCRGSRPAERVTLSKAAILGITLGALVILLMVLLAACRPHSPPFPDGSLDKPVNYSPPKLVILHMNMALHVYEDIMRMTENLSEKYIIGYGASSTVYKCVLKNCKPVAIKRIYSHFPQCIKEFETELETVGSIKHRNLVSLQGYSLSPYGHLLFYDYMDNGSLWDLLHGPTKKKKLDWDLRLKVALGAAQGLAYLHHDCSPRIIHRDVKSSNILLDSDFEPHLTDFGIAKSLCPSKSHTSTYIMGTIGYIDPEYARTSRLTEKSDVYSYGIVLLELLTGRKAVDNESNLHHLILAKAATNAVMETVDPDITATCKDLGAVKKVYQLALLCTKRQPADRPTMHEVTRVLGSLVPSNTPPKQPAALPPASNPSAKVPCYMDEYANLKTPHLVNCPSMSTSDAQLFLKFGEVISQNSE, encoded by the exons ATGGCATTTCGATTTGGGCTCCTTATTTTGCCTTTGCTAATTTGTTTGAATGTTAACTCTGTGGAATCTGATGATG GAGCAACGCTGTTGGAGATGAAGAAGTTATTCAGGGATGTGGATAATGTTCTATATGATTGGACAGACTCGCCATCATCAGATTATTGTGCCTGGAGAGGGATAACATGTGATAATGTCACATTTAATGTTGTTGCACT CAATCTTTCAGGGTTGAATCTTGATGGGGAAATTTCACCTGCAATAGGGAAGCTTCAGAGTTTGGTCTCTAT TGACCTGAGAGAAAACAGGTTATCAGGGCAGATACCAGATGAGATTGGTGACTGTTCTTCATTGAAGAACTT GGACTTGTCATTTAATGAAATTAGAGGGGATATACCATTTTCTATTTCTAAATTAAAACAACTGGAGAACct GATTTTGAAGAACAACCAGTTGATTGGACCGATTCCTTCAACTTTGTCTCAGATTCCTAATTTGAAGATTCT AGACCTGGCTCAAAATAATCTAAGTGGTGAAATACCAAGGCTTATATACTGGAACGAAGTTTTGCAGTATCT GGGCTTGAGAGGAAACAATTTGATTGGTTCACTATCACCAGACATGTGCCAGTTAACTGGGCTGTGGTATTT TGATGTGAGAAACAATAGCCTGACAGGAAGTATTCCAGAAAACATTGGCAATTGTACTACCTTCCAGGTTTT GGATTTATCCTACAACCAGCTAACTGGAGAGATACCATTCAATATTGGATTCTTGCAAATAGCTACTTT GTCATTGCAAGGCAATAAACTCTCTGGGCATATTCCATCGGTGATTGGTCTCATGCAAGCACTTGCTGTCTT AGACTTGGGCTGTAACATGCTAAGTGGACCAATCCCTCCTATCTTGGGAAATTTGACCTACACAGAAAAATT ATACTTGCATGGAAACAAGCTGACTGGCTTCATCCCCCCGGAGCTTGGAAATATGACAAAACTTCACTATTT AGAATTGAATGACAATCATTTAAGTGGACATATTCCCCCTGAGCTTGGAAAGCTTACTGATCTCTTTGACTT AAATGTTGCCAATAACAATCTCGAAGGAACAATTCCTAGTAATATTAGCTCATGTAAAAATCTCAACAGCCT CAATGTGCATGGAAACAAGTTGAGTGGAACAATTCCCCCTGCTTTGCAAAGCTTGGAGAGCATGACCTCTTT GAATCTTTCTTCCAACAATCTTCAGGGTGCAATTCCAATTGAACTGTCACGGATTGGTAATTTGGATACACT GGATATTTCAAACAATCATTTAGTTGGATCCATTCCTTCTTCCCTTGGCGACTTGGAACATCTTCTGAAGTT GAACCTAAGCAGAAACAATTTGACTGGAGTTATTCCTGCAGAATTTGGAAATCTTAGAAGTGTCATGGAAAT TGATCTTTCAAATAATCAACTATCTGGCCTGATTCCTGAAGAACTTAGCCAGCTTCAGAATATGTTATCCCT GAGACTTGAAAACAACAAATTAACTGGTGATGTGGCGTCACTTTCGAATTGCCTTACTCTCTCTGTGCT TAATGTGTCCTATAACAAACTATTTGGTGTTATCCCCACTAGTAACAACTTTACAAGGTTCCCCCCTGACAG TTTCATCGGAAACCCTGGTCTTTGTGGTAATTGGCTGAATTTGCCGTGTCGTGGTTCTCGACCAGCAGAGCGAG TTACATTATCTAAGGCTGCCATTCTTGGAATTACTCTTGGTGCTCTTGTGATTCTTCTAATGGTATTACTGGCAGCTTGCCGACCACACAGTCCTCCTTTTCCAGATGGATCACTTGACAAGCCAG TTAATTACTCACCTCCAAAACTAGTGATTCTTCATATGAATATGGCACTTCATGTGTATGAAGATATCATGAGGATGACAGAAAACCTGAGTGAGAAGTATATAATTGGATATGGTGCGTCAAGTACAGTTTATAAATGTGTTCTCAAGAATTGCAAGCCAGTGGCTATCAAGAGAATCTATTCTCACTTTCCCCAATGCATTAAAGAATTTGAAACTGAACTCGAGACTGTTGGCAGCATTAAGCACCGGAATCTGGTCAGTCTCCAAGGCTACTCTTTGTCCCCTTATGGCCACCTTCTGTTTTATGACTACATGGACAATGGCAGTCTGTGGGATCTTCTTCATG GACCTACTAAGAAGAAAAAGCTTGACTGGGATCTGCGTCTAAAAGTAGCACTTGGAGCAGCACAAGGGCTTGCCTATCTGCACCATGATTGCAGTCCTCGAATAATCCACAGGGATGTGAAATCATCAAACATTTTATTGGACTCAGACTTTGAGCCCCATCTTACTGATTTTGGCATTGCCAAAAGCCTCTGCCCCTCAAAGTCCCATACTTCTACTTACATAATGGGCACAATTGGCTACATAGACCCTGAGTATGCTAGAACTTCCCGTCTCACCGAGAAGTCTGATGTGTACAGTTATGGCATCGTTTTACTCGAGTTGCTAACTGGAAGGAAAGCTGTTGACAATGAATCCAACCTCCACCATCTG ATTTTGGCCAAGGCAGCAACCAATGCTGTAATGGAAACAGTTGATCCAGACATTACTGCCACATGCAAGGACCTTGGAGCTGTAAAAAAGGTTTACCAGCTCGCTCTATTATGCACAAAGAGGCAGCCCGCTGACAGGCCGACAATGCATGAAGTGACACGTGTACTTGGGAGCCTTGTGCCATCAAACACCCCTCCAAAACAACCAGCAGCACTACCTCCTGCTTCAAACCCATCTGCCAAAGTGCCATGCTACATGGATGAGTATGCAAACCTCAAGACTCCACACTTGGTGAACTGCCCTTCAATGAGCACCTCGGATGCACAGCTCTTCCTCAAGTTTGGAGAAGTAATCTCTCAGAacagtgagtga
- the LOC137816740 gene encoding LRR receptor-like serine/threonine-protein kinase ERECTA isoform X2: MKKLFRDVDNVLYDWTDSPSSDYCAWRGITCDNVTFNVVALNLSGLNLDGEISPAIGKLQSLVSIDLRENRLSGQIPDEIGDCSSLKNLDLSFNEIRGDIPFSISKLKQLENLILKNNQLIGPIPSTLSQIPNLKILDLAQNNLSGEIPRLIYWNEVLQYLGLRGNNLIGSLSPDMCQLTGLWYFDVRNNSLTGSIPENIGNCTTFQVLDLSYNQLTGEIPFNIGFLQIATLSLQGNKLSGHIPSVIGLMQALAVLDLGCNMLSGPIPPILGNLTYTEKLYLHGNKLTGFIPPELGNMTKLHYLELNDNHLSGHIPPELGKLTDLFDLNVANNNLEGTIPSNISSCKNLNSLNVHGNKLSGTIPPALQSLESMTSLNLSSNNLQGAIPIELSRIGNLDTLDISNNHLVGSIPSSLGDLEHLLKLNLSRNNLTGVIPAEFGNLRSVMEIDLSNNQLSGLIPEELSQLQNMLSLRLENNKLTGDVASLSNCLTLSVLNVSYNKLFGVIPTSNNFTRFPPDSFIGNPGLCGNWLNLPCRGSRPAERVTLSKAAILGITLGALVILLMVLLAACRPHSPPFPDGSLDKPVNYSPPKLVILHMNMALHVYEDIMRMTENLSEKYIIGYGASSTVYKCVLKNCKPVAIKRIYSHFPQCIKEFETELETVGSIKHRNLVSLQGYSLSPYGHLLFYDYMDNGSLWDLLHGPTKKKKLDWDLRLKVALGAAQGLAYLHHDCSPRIIHRDVKSSNILLDSDFEPHLTDFGIAKSLCPSKSHTSTYIMGTIGYIDPEYARTSRLTEKSDVYSYGIVLLELLTGRKAVDNESNLHHLILAKAATNAVMETVDPDITATCKDLGAVKKVYQLALLCTKRQPADRPTMHEVTRVLGSLVPSNTPPKQPAALPPASNPSAKVPCYMDEYANLKTPHLVNCPSMSTSDAQLFLKFGEVISQNSE, encoded by the exons ATGAAGAAGTTATTCAGGGATGTGGATAATGTTCTATATGATTGGACAGACTCGCCATCATCAGATTATTGTGCCTGGAGAGGGATAACATGTGATAATGTCACATTTAATGTTGTTGCACT CAATCTTTCAGGGTTGAATCTTGATGGGGAAATTTCACCTGCAATAGGGAAGCTTCAGAGTTTGGTCTCTAT TGACCTGAGAGAAAACAGGTTATCAGGGCAGATACCAGATGAGATTGGTGACTGTTCTTCATTGAAGAACTT GGACTTGTCATTTAATGAAATTAGAGGGGATATACCATTTTCTATTTCTAAATTAAAACAACTGGAGAACct GATTTTGAAGAACAACCAGTTGATTGGACCGATTCCTTCAACTTTGTCTCAGATTCCTAATTTGAAGATTCT AGACCTGGCTCAAAATAATCTAAGTGGTGAAATACCAAGGCTTATATACTGGAACGAAGTTTTGCAGTATCT GGGCTTGAGAGGAAACAATTTGATTGGTTCACTATCACCAGACATGTGCCAGTTAACTGGGCTGTGGTATTT TGATGTGAGAAACAATAGCCTGACAGGAAGTATTCCAGAAAACATTGGCAATTGTACTACCTTCCAGGTTTT GGATTTATCCTACAACCAGCTAACTGGAGAGATACCATTCAATATTGGATTCTTGCAAATAGCTACTTT GTCATTGCAAGGCAATAAACTCTCTGGGCATATTCCATCGGTGATTGGTCTCATGCAAGCACTTGCTGTCTT AGACTTGGGCTGTAACATGCTAAGTGGACCAATCCCTCCTATCTTGGGAAATTTGACCTACACAGAAAAATT ATACTTGCATGGAAACAAGCTGACTGGCTTCATCCCCCCGGAGCTTGGAAATATGACAAAACTTCACTATTT AGAATTGAATGACAATCATTTAAGTGGACATATTCCCCCTGAGCTTGGAAAGCTTACTGATCTCTTTGACTT AAATGTTGCCAATAACAATCTCGAAGGAACAATTCCTAGTAATATTAGCTCATGTAAAAATCTCAACAGCCT CAATGTGCATGGAAACAAGTTGAGTGGAACAATTCCCCCTGCTTTGCAAAGCTTGGAGAGCATGACCTCTTT GAATCTTTCTTCCAACAATCTTCAGGGTGCAATTCCAATTGAACTGTCACGGATTGGTAATTTGGATACACT GGATATTTCAAACAATCATTTAGTTGGATCCATTCCTTCTTCCCTTGGCGACTTGGAACATCTTCTGAAGTT GAACCTAAGCAGAAACAATTTGACTGGAGTTATTCCTGCAGAATTTGGAAATCTTAGAAGTGTCATGGAAAT TGATCTTTCAAATAATCAACTATCTGGCCTGATTCCTGAAGAACTTAGCCAGCTTCAGAATATGTTATCCCT GAGACTTGAAAACAACAAATTAACTGGTGATGTGGCGTCACTTTCGAATTGCCTTACTCTCTCTGTGCT TAATGTGTCCTATAACAAACTATTTGGTGTTATCCCCACTAGTAACAACTTTACAAGGTTCCCCCCTGACAG TTTCATCGGAAACCCTGGTCTTTGTGGTAATTGGCTGAATTTGCCGTGTCGTGGTTCTCGACCAGCAGAGCGAG TTACATTATCTAAGGCTGCCATTCTTGGAATTACTCTTGGTGCTCTTGTGATTCTTCTAATGGTATTACTGGCAGCTTGCCGACCACACAGTCCTCCTTTTCCAGATGGATCACTTGACAAGCCAG TTAATTACTCACCTCCAAAACTAGTGATTCTTCATATGAATATGGCACTTCATGTGTATGAAGATATCATGAGGATGACAGAAAACCTGAGTGAGAAGTATATAATTGGATATGGTGCGTCAAGTACAGTTTATAAATGTGTTCTCAAGAATTGCAAGCCAGTGGCTATCAAGAGAATCTATTCTCACTTTCCCCAATGCATTAAAGAATTTGAAACTGAACTCGAGACTGTTGGCAGCATTAAGCACCGGAATCTGGTCAGTCTCCAAGGCTACTCTTTGTCCCCTTATGGCCACCTTCTGTTTTATGACTACATGGACAATGGCAGTCTGTGGGATCTTCTTCATG GACCTACTAAGAAGAAAAAGCTTGACTGGGATCTGCGTCTAAAAGTAGCACTTGGAGCAGCACAAGGGCTTGCCTATCTGCACCATGATTGCAGTCCTCGAATAATCCACAGGGATGTGAAATCATCAAACATTTTATTGGACTCAGACTTTGAGCCCCATCTTACTGATTTTGGCATTGCCAAAAGCCTCTGCCCCTCAAAGTCCCATACTTCTACTTACATAATGGGCACAATTGGCTACATAGACCCTGAGTATGCTAGAACTTCCCGTCTCACCGAGAAGTCTGATGTGTACAGTTATGGCATCGTTTTACTCGAGTTGCTAACTGGAAGGAAAGCTGTTGACAATGAATCCAACCTCCACCATCTG ATTTTGGCCAAGGCAGCAACCAATGCTGTAATGGAAACAGTTGATCCAGACATTACTGCCACATGCAAGGACCTTGGAGCTGTAAAAAAGGTTTACCAGCTCGCTCTATTATGCACAAAGAGGCAGCCCGCTGACAGGCCGACAATGCATGAAGTGACACGTGTACTTGGGAGCCTTGTGCCATCAAACACCCCTCCAAAACAACCAGCAGCACTACCTCCTGCTTCAAACCCATCTGCCAAAGTGCCATGCTACATGGATGAGTATGCAAACCTCAAGACTCCACACTTGGTGAACTGCCCTTCAATGAGCACCTCGGATGCACAGCTCTTCCTCAAGTTTGGAGAAGTAATCTCTCAGAacagtgagtga